A genome region from Anopheles stephensi strain Indian chromosome 2, UCI_ANSTEP_V1.0, whole genome shotgun sequence includes the following:
- the LOC118504422 gene encoding uncharacterized protein LOC118504422 isoform X2, with amino-acid sequence MEQVESMSFSRQCDEIDLLSSPAAMLTGGSEPNANHSSNAATDAAVRAIATVNDGGASVAEDGRPLDGRGLVSRQDSNVSPPVAATTTIATEKNHANNGNDVQDRPCAGNNQSNNGTVSAAISNRIAEGRCRRKNRRRKSNRGKSSSNRPYSKTNWKFQYPAGQGGGGNRQGQGGGAAAESSSAGGGMHGGKMNHNKRRHLYAVAASRRITPFLKSDQPPLVPYNTNRFLMEDHMPQVLTPSEDEEDFLTKEFSSVYERERFDRLEGLSHPDLVQEYMKLAADYEQLLRSTKMNGAGGGGGGGRGGGGDSEGGERGDDDGSASRNRLLEERVKVLERENLDLRRQVEHATRMGFLLSARSSPRYGASAAALVGTDRMDVTDQPQRAQLDASTSEDSESDSSSSSSSSSSSSSSSSSSMSDDDDDGDEPMMNGDVVQPTFMNGGSPHANGGAHDSEHEHQLDGDEDEQLLLLNGAADELSPSPRPSLAVE; translated from the exons ATGGAACAGGTAGAAAGCATGTCTTTTTCCCGGCAGTGCGACGAAATCGACCTACTCTCCAGTCCGGCCGCGATGTTGACTGGAGGCAGCGAACCAAACGCGAACCACTCGTCGAACGCAGCAACCGACGCTGCAGTTCGCGCGATTGCCACCGTGAACGATGGGGGCGCTAGTGTTGCCGAAGATGGACGACCGTTGGATGGTCGTGGTTTGGTTTCGCGCCAGGATTCAAACGTATCACCACCGGTAGCAGCAACGACGACAAttgcaaccgaaaaaaatcaTGCCAACAACGGCAATGACGTACAGGACCGACCCTGTGCTGGTAATAATCAAAGCAACAACGGTACGGTATCGGCTGCCATAAGCAACCGTATTGCGGAAGGTCGGTGTCGGCGTAAAAACCGTCGTCGCAAGTCAAACCGTGGAAAATCGAGTTCGAACCGACCGTACAGCAAGACCAACTGGAAGTTTCAGTATCCGGCCGGGCAAGGCGGTGGTGGTAACCGCCAGGGGCAGGGAggaggtgctgctgctgaatccAGCAGTGCCGGCGGGGGAATGCATGGTGGAAAAATGAATCACAACAAGCGGCGCCATCTGTACGCGGTGGCGGCTTCCCGCCGGATAACACCGTTCCTGAAATCCGATCAGCCACCGTTAGTGCCATACAACACCAACCGCTTCCTGATGGAGGATCACATGCCGCAAGTGCTCACCCCGTCAG AGGATGAAGAGGATTTCCTTACCAAGGAGTTCTCCAGCGTGTACGAGCGGGAACGGTTCGATCGGCTGGAAGGCCTGAGCCATCCCGATCTCGTCCAAGAGTACATGAAGCTGGCGGCGGACTACGAGCAGCTGCTTCGCAGCACCAAGATGaacggtgctggtggtggcggtggtggtggtcgtggcgGTGGAGGCGATAGTGAAGGTGGCGAACGTGGTGACGATGATGGCAGTGCCTCTCGGAACAGACTGTTGGAAGAGCGTGTGAAGGTGCTGGAGCGCGAAAATTTAG ATCTTCGCCGTCAGGTAGAGCACGCTACGCGAATGGGATTCCTCTTGTCTGCTAGATCATCGCCTCGGTACGGAGCCTCGGCCGCCGCCCTCGTTGGAACGGATCGCATGGATGTGACTGATCAGCCTCAACGTGCCCAATTGGACGCTAGCACCTCCGAGGATAGCGAGTCCGATAGCTCGagctccagcagcagtagcagtagttcgagcagtagcagcagtagcagcatgagcgacgatgacgacgacggagATGAGCCAATGATGAACGGGGATGTTGTGCAGCCGacattcatgaacggtggaaGTCCGCATGCCAACGGCGGTGCACACGACAGCGAACACGAGCATCAGTTGGATGGCGACGAGGacgagcagctgctgctgctgaacggTGCTGCCGATGAGCTTTCACCATCTCCGAGGCCATCGCTCGCGGTGGAGTAA
- the LOC118504430 gene encoding cysteine proteinase inhibitor-like — protein MASGPLCGGVSEDPELGKQEHTERIEKALATTADHGGKSYKLHRVEKQVVAGMTYTYYISFNDDASGQKYKITVWERPWLKEKSPEEAVRITFQAHTE, from the coding sequence ATGGCTAGTGGACCACTCTGCGGTGGCGTATCGGAAGATCCGGAGTTGGGCAAGCAAGAACACACGGAGCGGATCGAAAAAGCGCTTGCCACAACGGCGGATCATGGTGGAAAATCGTACAAGCTGCATCGTGTGGAGAAGCAGGTCGTTGCTGGCATGACGTACACGTACTACATTTCGTTCAACGATGATGCATCTGGGCAAAAGTACAAGATAACCGTGTGGGAACGACCCTGGCTGAAGGAAAAATCTCCGGAAGAGGCTGTGCGCATTACGTTTCAAGCACATACGGAATAA
- the LOC118504423 gene encoding single-strand selective monofunctional uracil DNA glycosylase — protein sequence MLRKKLKLDEKLAGTSASAEFSLSQFANVPKAKIAANTDPTDTVLDPRKSESEPGKLIGDLIAPTPEPIPYWQQVYLIERELSAALRKVALPSDVAACYDPIEYASELHCAYLQRFLDGPKPVLFIGMNPGPWGMCQTGVPFGYVPAVRDWMGLRGTVAKPTPELAARPVEGLSCTREEQSGKRWWGLYEELCGTADRFFRSCFVYNLCPLAFFHQTGRNITPSELKGKSKGEIQSISEQFLAKALTLLKPKIVVSVGRYTEDRVKTLSKQNKLDPAIVTYCMPHPSPRSLNNTNWPEKAKLWLTEHGILPYLCAPDTASGTKI from the exons ATGTTGCGCAAAAAGTTAAAACTAGACGAAAAATTAGCCGGCACAAGTGCAAGTGCTGAATTTTCACTTTCCCAGTTTGCAAACGTACCCAAAGCAAAGATAGCTGCCAATACTGATCCCACCGATACCGTACTCGACCCGCGTAAAAGTGAATCCGAACCGGGAAAATTAATCGGAGATCTAATTGCACCGACGCCGGAACCGATTCCCTACTGGCAGCAAGTTTACCTTATCGAACGAGAGCTATCGGCAGCACTGCGTAAGGTCGCTCTACCGTCCGATGTTGCCGCTTGCTATGATCCTATCGAGTACGCCTCGGAACTACATTGTGCGTATCTGCAACGCTTCCTCGACGGCCCAAAGCCGGTGCTGTTTATCGGCATGAACCCGGGACCGTGGGGCATGTGCCAAACGGGG GTGCCATTCGGTTACGTTCCGGCTGTACGGGATTGGATGGGATTGCGAGGAACGGTAGCGAAACCGACACCGGAACTAGCTGCCAGACCGGTCGAAGGCTTGAGCTGTACGCGTGAGGAGCAGAGTGGAAAACGTTGGTGGGGATTGTACGAGGAACTGTGTGGAACGGCGGACCGATTCTTCCGCTCCTGCTTCGTGTACAATCTTTGCCCGTTGGCTTTTTTCCATCAGACCGGACGCAATATTACGCCCAGTGAGCTGAAG GGAAAGTCTAAAGGAGAAATTCAATCGATTTCGGAACAGTTCCTAGCAAAGGCACTGACGTTGCTTAAGCCGAAAATAGTGGTATCGGTTGGGCGCTATACAGAGGATCGCGTAAAAACGCTTTCAAAGCAGAACAAACTTGATCCGGCCATTGTAACGTACTGCATGCCCCATCCAAGCCCTCGCAGCTTGAATAACACAAACTGGCCCGAGAAGGCTAAGCTTTGGCTTACCGAACACGGAATTCTACCCTACCTCTGTGCGCCGGACACAGCATCCGGTACCAAGATCTGA
- the LOC118504424 gene encoding tRNA-specific adenosine deaminase 2 produces the protein MERFMEDALQQARIANDLQEVPVGCVFVRGDNSKGEIIARGCNLVNETKNATRHVEFICIDQALDYARQNNIIPPEAIFSTVTVVVTVEPCIMCAAALIELGVKEIIYGCRNDRFGGCTVLDVASLLRSNIPIRGGVRDTEAMELLKEFYKGENPSAPTPKPRQAKK, from the coding sequence ATGGAACGCTTCATGGAAGATGCGCTGCAGCAGGCACGCATCGCGAACGACCTCCAAGAGGTCCCCGtgggctgtgtgtttgtgcgtggtGATAACAGCAAAGGTGAAATTATTGCGCGCGGATGTAACCTCgtaaatgaaacgaaaaatgCCACACGCCACGTCGAATTTATCTGCATCGATCAAGCGCTCGATTATGCGCGCCAGAACAATATTATCCCACCGGAAGCAATCTTCAGCACGGTGACTGTGGTCGTGACCGTTGAACCATGCATTATGTGTGCCGCAGCACTGATCGAGTTGGGTGTGAAGGAGATCATCTACGGATGCCGGAACGATCGTTTCGGCGGATGTACCGTGCTGGATGTGGCCAGTTTGCTTCGCTCCAACATTCCCATTCGTGGTGGGGTACGAGATACCGAAGCGATGGAGTTGCTGAAAGAATTTTACAAAGGAGAAAATCCATCCGCACCGACACCAAAGCCACGGCAGGCTAAGAAATGA
- the LOC118504427 gene encoding tetratricopeptide repeat protein 30 homolog, with amino-acid sequence MFSQNMIIRDGEYTKIIYTMIKEERFQDAINTLNTIPESSTTRAGLSLLGHCYYQMQDFIEAANCYEHLINLVPDVQEYRLYYSQSLFQAGLFDEAQKIIATGLDSPELKEKVLQLQSAIAYGNEDYTAAQSLLLQRQDGNGQEASTKNDEGCLLYQANMYEDALQRYVSALQAGGFNPHVAYNAALCHYRRKENSQALNYIAEIVERGIRNHPELGVGAQAETEGGARSVGNPPALAASGLAKAFNLKAAIEYQEGNVEGAREALTDLPPRSEPELDPVTLHNMALTDPTGGGAGLRRLAFLLELGPPTCPQETFANLLLLCCKHEMYDTAADILAEHTHLTYKYLSPYLYDLLDALITAQSTPEEAEQKLGTLASSIGGRLRALAAKVQECRSATDQNALRMALREYEGALESYLPVAMARAWIPWRMDDFQGAEREFRASAEFCSETPSWRLHAAHVLFMRGDRYKEAAAFYEPIVRQNYDDILSIPASVLANLCVAYIMTSQNEEAEELMRKVERAEERKGNATGQCLHLCIVNLVIGTLYCAKNNYEFGLSRIAHALDGGSGARLCADTWIHVKRCVLGLLTGMAKQTIVLPSIALQETLNFLRACEAYGITIPSVLTGPLEDSGEQPPTIGLEARKLLALLLRLMEYK; translated from the exons ATGTTTTCGCAAAATATGATTATTCGCGATGGAGAATATACGAAAATAATATACACAATG ATCAAGGAGGAACGATTCCAGGATGCAATAAACACGCTCAATACTATTCCGGAATCTTCTACAACCCGTGCCGGGCTGTCCTTGCTGGGTCATTGCTACTATCAAATGCAGGACTTTATAGAGGCGGCCAATTGTTACGAACATCTTATAAATCTTGTCCCGGACGTGCAAGAGTACCGGCTGTACTACTCGCAATCCCTGTTCCAAGCGGGTCTATTCGATGAGGCACAGAAAATCATAGCAACCGGGTTAGATTCTCCCGAGTTGAAAGAGAAAGTATTGCAACTGCAGTCAGCAATTGCCTACGGTAATGAGGATTACACGGCGGCACAGTCCCTGCTATTGCAGCGCCAGGACGGCAATGGACAGGAGGCGAGCACTAAAAACGATGAAGGATGTCTACTATACCAGGCAAACATGTACGAGGACGCTCTGCAGCGGTACGTGTCTGCGCTGCAAGCGGGTGGCTTTAATCCGCACGTCGCTTACAATGCGGCCCTGTGCCACTATCGGCGAAAGGAAAACTCGCAAGCATTGAACTACATCGCCGAAATTGTGGAGCGTGGCATCCGAAATCATCCCGAGCTGGGTGTTGGAGCGCAGGCGGAAACCGAAGGCGGTGCCCGTAGCGTCGGAAATCCTCCAGCTCTGGCTGCTTCTGGTCTCGCCAAGGCCTTCAATCTAAAGGCAGCGATCGAGTACCAGGAAGGAAACG tTGAAGGTGCCCGTGAAGCTTTGACCGATCTACCACCACGCTCCGAACCGGAGCTTGATCCAGTAACGCTTCACAATATGGCGCTAACTGATCCGACTGGCGGTGGGGCCGGTCTACGCCGGCTAGCGTTCTTGCTCGAGCTTGGACCACCAACCTGTCCACAGGAAACGTTTGcaaatttgctgctgctttgctgcAAGCACGAAATGTACGACACGGCGGCCGATATCTTGGCCGAGCATACGCATCTTACCTACAAATACCTTTCGCCCTATCTGTACGATCTGCTGGATGCACTGATCACCGCCCAATCAACTCCAGAGGAAGCGGAGCAAAAGCTTGGCACACTAGCCAGCAGCATCGGCGGCAGATTGCGGGCCCTGGCGGCCAAGGTTCAGGAATGTCGTTCGGCAACGGATCAGAACGCGCTGCGGATGGCACTGCGCGAGTACGAGGGAGCACTCGAAAGCTATCTACCGGTGGCAATGGCGCGGGCCTGGATTCCTTGGCGCATGGATGATTTTCAGGGCGCTGAACGTGAATTTCGTGCCAGTGCAGAGTTCTGCTCCGAAACTCCCTCCTGGCGATTGCATGCCGCTCACGTACTGTTTATGCGTGGTGACCGGTACAAGGAGGCGGCCGCCTTCTATGAACCGATCGTGCGCCAGAACTACGACGACATCCTGTCAATCCCGGCGTCTGTGCTGGCGAATCTGTGCGTTGCGTACATCATGACGTCGCAGAACGAGGAAGCGGAAGAGCTGATGCGCAAGGTCGAACGGGCAGAGGAACGGAAGGGCAATGCAACCGGCCAGTGTTTGCATCTGTGCATCGTGAATCTCGTCATCGGTACGTTGTACTGTGCGAAGAACAATTACGAGTTTGGTCTCTCGAGAATTGCTCACGCATTGGACGGTGGTTCGGGAGCACGGCTGTGTGCCGATACCTGGATCCATGTCAAGCGGTGCGTTTTGGGACTGTTGACGGGGATGGCCAAGCAGACGATTGTGCTGCCCTCGATTGCGTTGCAGGAAACGCTTAACTTCTTGCGAGCATGCGAAGCGTACGGCATAACCATACCGTCCGTGCTGACTGGACCGTTGGAGGACTCCGGAGAACAGCCTCCGACCATCGGACTGGAAGCAAGGAAACTACTAGCGTTGCTGTTGCGACTGATGGAGTACAAGTGA
- the LOC118504422 gene encoding uncharacterized protein LOC118504422 isoform X1: protein MEQVESMSFSRQCDEIDLLSSPAAMLTGGSEPNANHSSNAATDAAVRAIATVNDGGASVAEDGRPLDGRGLVSRQDSNVSPPVAATTTIATEKNHANNGNDVQDRPCAGNNQSNNGTVSAAISNRIAEGRCRRKNRRRKSNRGKSSSNRPYSKTNWKFQYPAGQGGGGNRQGQGGGAAAESSSAGGGMHGGKMNHNKRRHLYAVAASRRITPFLKSDQPPLVPYNTNRFLMEDHMPQVLTPSGRTRDSSFSIDSEENYFYSLPEDEEDFLTKEFSSVYERERFDRLEGLSHPDLVQEYMKLAADYEQLLRSTKMNGAGGGGGGGRGGGGDSEGGERGDDDGSASRNRLLEERVKVLERENLDLRRQVEHATRMGFLLSARSSPRYGASAAALVGTDRMDVTDQPQRAQLDASTSEDSESDSSSSSSSSSSSSSSSSSSMSDDDDDGDEPMMNGDVVQPTFMNGGSPHANGGAHDSEHEHQLDGDEDEQLLLLNGAADELSPSPRPSLAVE, encoded by the exons ATGGAACAGGTAGAAAGCATGTCTTTTTCCCGGCAGTGCGACGAAATCGACCTACTCTCCAGTCCGGCCGCGATGTTGACTGGAGGCAGCGAACCAAACGCGAACCACTCGTCGAACGCAGCAACCGACGCTGCAGTTCGCGCGATTGCCACCGTGAACGATGGGGGCGCTAGTGTTGCCGAAGATGGACGACCGTTGGATGGTCGTGGTTTGGTTTCGCGCCAGGATTCAAACGTATCACCACCGGTAGCAGCAACGACGACAAttgcaaccgaaaaaaatcaTGCCAACAACGGCAATGACGTACAGGACCGACCCTGTGCTGGTAATAATCAAAGCAACAACGGTACGGTATCGGCTGCCATAAGCAACCGTATTGCGGAAGGTCGGTGTCGGCGTAAAAACCGTCGTCGCAAGTCAAACCGTGGAAAATCGAGTTCGAACCGACCGTACAGCAAGACCAACTGGAAGTTTCAGTATCCGGCCGGGCAAGGCGGTGGTGGTAACCGCCAGGGGCAGGGAggaggtgctgctgctgaatccAGCAGTGCCGGCGGGGGAATGCATGGTGGAAAAATGAATCACAACAAGCGGCGCCATCTGTACGCGGTGGCGGCTTCCCGCCGGATAACACCGTTCCTGAAATCCGATCAGCCACCGTTAGTGCCATACAACACCAACCGCTTCCTGATGGAGGATCACATGCCGCAAGTGCTCACCCCGTCAGGTAGAACGCGCGATTCTAgtttttcgatagattcagaagaaaattatttttactcACTCCCAGAGGATGAAGAGGATTTCCTTACCAAGGAGTTCTCCAGCGTGTACGAGCGGGAACGGTTCGATCGGCTGGAAGGCCTGAGCCATCCCGATCTCGTCCAAGAGTACATGAAGCTGGCGGCGGACTACGAGCAGCTGCTTCGCAGCACCAAGATGaacggtgctggtggtggcggtggtggtggtcgtggcgGTGGAGGCGATAGTGAAGGTGGCGAACGTGGTGACGATGATGGCAGTGCCTCTCGGAACAGACTGTTGGAAGAGCGTGTGAAGGTGCTGGAGCGCGAAAATTTAG ATCTTCGCCGTCAGGTAGAGCACGCTACGCGAATGGGATTCCTCTTGTCTGCTAGATCATCGCCTCGGTACGGAGCCTCGGCCGCCGCCCTCGTTGGAACGGATCGCATGGATGTGACTGATCAGCCTCAACGTGCCCAATTGGACGCTAGCACCTCCGAGGATAGCGAGTCCGATAGCTCGagctccagcagcagtagcagtagttcgagcagtagcagcagtagcagcatgagcgacgatgacgacgacggagATGAGCCAATGATGAACGGGGATGTTGTGCAGCCGacattcatgaacggtggaaGTCCGCATGCCAACGGCGGTGCACACGACAGCGAACACGAGCATCAGTTGGATGGCGACGAGGacgagcagctgctgctgctgaacggTGCTGCCGATGAGCTTTCACCATCTCCGAGGCCATCGCTCGCGGTGGAGTAA